The Myxococcales bacterium genomic interval ATTTTTGCACGTTCATGACGACTAACGGAACCACGTGCCCGACGCCGTCAAGTCACCTTCCTGGCGGCGCCAGGTGGTCTGCTATAACCGGCCGCGTGAAAATGGCCCCTTTCGAGCTGCCGCTCGACGAGATCCGCCAGAGCTTGAACACGCTCCGGCGCCCCCTGCGCGTGGCCGTGTTGCGCTCGAAGAACCCCTTTAACGTGGGCTCGATCATCCGTGTGGCGCATTCGTTTCTCGCCCAGGAGATCCTGCTCGTGGGGGACGAGCCCTTCTACAAGAAGGCGGCGATGGGCATGGACCGTTACGAGAACCTCGTCTACCTGCCCGATGAAGACGCCCTCGTGACATGGGCCCGCGAACGGCGTCTGCCGCTCGTGGGCTTCGAGCGCGAGGCGGCGACGGCGGACCTGTGGACCTCGCCCCTTCCCGAGTCGTGCGTTTTGCTTTTCGGGAGCGAAAGTGACGGCCTGTCCGAGGGGTTGCTGGCCGCCTGTGATCACGTGGTGGCGATTCCCATGGCCGGC includes:
- a CDS encoding TrmH family RNA methyltransferase, yielding MKMAPFELPLDEIRQSLNTLRRPLRVAVLRSKNPFNVGSIIRVAHSFLAQEILLVGDEPFYKKAAMGMDRYENLVYLPDEDALVTWARERRLPLVGFEREAATADLWTSPLPESCVLLFGSESDGLSEGLLAACDHVVAIPMAGINNSFPITVAAGIGMAEWTRRHYGPRSGEGAASD